One region of Schistocerca gregaria isolate iqSchGreg1 chromosome 7, iqSchGreg1.2, whole genome shotgun sequence genomic DNA includes:
- the LOC126282019 gene encoding uncharacterized protein LOC126282019: MMTSSLVLVPLLLAGAVLADTCTLPEASTETFSVTTEHKKWYQQYRYPSAALDPLGCLILTQDPGEAANQMTLSGAFSQDPSAAVTADVTIEGNRLHSTYYGKYGELLTAERNLVYGSADIFIEHFCMVTGDEMTFIFTTAENPSDDLINQIWTEVDARPEIDRSKFQEVSC, from the exons ATGATGACTTCCTCCCTGGTGCTGGTGCCGCTGTTGTTGGCTGGGGCAGTCCTGGCTGACACCTGCACGCTGCCCGAAGCCTCCACAGAGACCTTCAGCGTCACCACG GAGCACAAGAAGTGGTACCAGCAGTACCGCTACCCTTCAGCAGCCCTGGACCCCCTGGGCTGCCTCATCCTCACACAGGACCCTGGTGAGGCTGCTAACCAGATGACGCTCAGCGGTGCCTTCAGCCAGGACCCATC GGCTGCTGTAACGGCCGACGTCACTATCGAGGGTAACAGACTTCACAGCACCTACTACGGCAAGT ACGGTGAATTGTTGACCGCTGAGCGAAACCTCGTCTATGGAAGCGCAGACATCTTCATTGAACACTTCTGCATGGTGACTGGCG ACGAGATGACATTCATCTTCACCACTGCGGAGAATCCGAGTGACGATCTGATCAACCAGATATGGACTGAGGTCGACGCACGCCCTGAAATCGACAGATCCAAATTCCAGGAAGTCAGTTGTTAA